In Nocardia sputorum, a single genomic region encodes these proteins:
- a CDS encoding TfoX/Sxy family protein codes for MAYDEELAERIRELIPPGPERTERKMFGGLAFLIGGNMAVAASGQGGLLVRVDPDEGERLLGDAVQPMVMGGREMVGWLRVAAVDDDEVLREWVERGVAYARTLPPKKNKN; via the coding sequence ATGGCATACGACGAGGAGTTGGCCGAGCGAATCCGGGAACTGATCCCACCCGGGCCCGAGCGCACCGAGCGGAAGATGTTCGGCGGTCTCGCCTTCTTGATCGGCGGCAATATGGCGGTGGCCGCCAGCGGACAGGGCGGTCTGCTGGTGCGAGTCGACCCCGACGAGGGGGAGCGGCTGCTCGGTGACGCCGTGCAGCCCATGGTCATGGGCGGGCGTGAGATGGTCGGCTGGCTGCGGGTCGCCGCCGTCGACGACGACGAAGTGCTGCGGGAATGGGTCGAGCGCGGCGTCGCCTACGCTCGGACCCTCCCACCCAAGAAGAACAAGAACTGA
- a CDS encoding metallophosphoesterase: protein MPSTPLNPAGDIPDTGIPGQLAAHMTMTEQHEWHRSYMRRRPVSRRNILRGAAAAAAVAAVGTTPFGKRAYADEAQLAVGGRRVAFGQDAASQLRFAAQLSRRPAGATVYLDHGPTPALGATVEAEVRNLLTQLPTADGGVLATEQFYAHAPVDGLPGRVPHFYRWRTSDGFVGDIRAAAPAMPSARPAVLPFRFTMMGDQGTDQTPALPEGVAPGDYDDKYYKADNDPAAPHASNVLRQIAAARPDFHILAGDIAYADPSGAGKPGQFVAHGARSASGFDKYNPYVWDVYFNAIETSAAQTPWMFATGNHDMEATYGEHGYGGHLARLDFPGNGPAGCPSAYSFTYGNLAVLSLDANDVSYEIRANSGYSGGAQTSWVERTLAAYRADPDIDFIVCFFHHCAYSTTESHASDGGVRDAWVGLFDRYQVDLVLQGHNHVYERTDPLRGGQATKVAGDNSIVYPETDGTVYYTVGGGGRPRYEFQPGSRETFRGDELPDTSVPNSYVWTPGGGKQDEAAPWSRVRFRNYSFLRVDVRPGVFASEMDVVAVDEYGREFDRVLFRRQVRP, encoded by the coding sequence ATGCCGTCCACACCGCTGAATCCAGCAGGCGACATTCCGGACACCGGAATTCCCGGCCAGCTCGCTGCCCACATGACCATGACCGAGCAGCACGAATGGCACCGTTCCTACATGCGCCGCCGGCCGGTGTCGCGGCGCAATATCCTGCGCGGCGCCGCGGCGGCCGCAGCGGTGGCCGCGGTCGGCACGACACCGTTCGGCAAGCGCGCCTACGCCGACGAGGCCCAGCTCGCGGTGGGCGGACGGCGCGTGGCCTTCGGCCAGGACGCGGCCAGCCAGTTGCGTTTCGCGGCGCAGCTGTCGCGGCGTCCGGCAGGCGCCACGGTGTACCTCGACCACGGACCGACACCGGCCCTGGGCGCGACGGTCGAGGCCGAGGTGCGCAACCTGCTGACCCAATTGCCCACGGCCGACGGCGGCGTGCTCGCGACCGAACAGTTCTACGCCCACGCCCCGGTGGACGGTCTTCCCGGCCGGGTTCCGCACTTCTACCGCTGGCGGACCTCCGACGGATTCGTCGGCGACATCCGCGCCGCCGCGCCCGCGATGCCCAGCGCACGACCGGCGGTCCTTCCGTTCCGCTTCACCATGATGGGCGACCAGGGCACCGACCAGACCCCGGCGCTGCCGGAGGGCGTCGCTCCCGGCGACTACGACGACAAGTACTACAAGGCCGACAACGATCCGGCCGCGCCGCACGCGAGCAACGTGCTGCGCCAGATTGCCGCCGCCCGGCCCGATTTCCACATCCTCGCAGGCGACATCGCCTATGCCGACCCTTCGGGTGCGGGCAAGCCGGGGCAGTTCGTCGCGCACGGCGCGCGATCGGCGAGCGGGTTCGACAAATACAATCCCTACGTCTGGGACGTCTACTTCAACGCGATCGAGACCAGCGCCGCCCAGACGCCGTGGATGTTCGCCACCGGCAACCACGACATGGAAGCGACCTACGGCGAGCACGGCTACGGCGGCCACCTGGCGCGGCTGGACTTCCCCGGCAACGGTCCGGCGGGCTGCCCGTCGGCGTACTCGTTCACCTACGGCAACCTCGCGGTGCTCTCCCTGGACGCCAACGACGTCTCCTACGAGATCCGCGCGAACAGTGGTTATTCCGGCGGGGCGCAGACGAGCTGGGTGGAACGCACCTTGGCGGCCTACCGCGCCGACCCCGATATCGACTTCATCGTCTGCTTCTTCCATCACTGCGCCTACTCGACCACCGAATCGCACGCCAGCGACGGCGGCGTGCGGGACGCGTGGGTGGGCCTGTTCGACCGCTACCAGGTGGATCTGGTGTTGCAGGGCCACAACCACGTCTACGAGCGCACCGATCCGCTCCGCGGCGGCCAGGCGACGAAGGTGGCGGGCGACAACTCGATCGTCTATCCGGAGACCGACGGCACCGTCTACTACACCGTGGGCGGCGGCGGACGCCCGCGCTACGAATTCCAGCCCGGGTCGCGAGAGACCTTCCGCGGCGACGAGCTGCCCGACACCTCGGTGCCGAACAGCTACGTCTGGACGCCGGGCGGCGGCAAGCAGGACGAAGCCGCACCGTGGTCGCGGGTCCGCTTCCGCAACTACTCGTTCCTGCGCGTCGACGTGCGTCCGGGCGTTTTCGCCAGCGAGATGGACGTGGTCGCGGTGGACGAGTACGGCCGCGAATTCGACCGCGTGCTCTTCCGACGGCAAGTCCGCCCCTGA
- a CDS encoding TetR family transcriptional regulator, translating to MVRTDEGDPAAKIIDVVLSMLESDGYDAVQLRAVARDAHVSLATVYKRYPTRDDLLLAAVERWMATNTYATPARPIDGEPLTDGLMRLLRYVFEPWERNPRMLEAYYRARSGPGGRRLDAQGFDAVLPAASALLAGADPDYIADIALVLTNMIYALIGRFASADLDIAEILPALERTVRRLTANNEPLAAAAECPPTGTPSFPWSASLVSPFAPGPPSERDRSPNPSAATDKPPA from the coding sequence GTGGTTCGGACAGACGAAGGAGATCCAGCGGCGAAGATCATCGACGTCGTCTTGTCGATGCTCGAGTCCGACGGTTACGACGCCGTCCAGCTGCGTGCGGTCGCCCGGGACGCGCACGTCTCCCTCGCCACGGTCTACAAGCGGTACCCCACCCGTGACGATCTGCTGCTCGCCGCGGTGGAGCGATGGATGGCTACCAACACCTACGCCACCCCCGCGCGGCCGATCGACGGCGAGCCGCTGACCGACGGCTTGATGCGCTTGCTGCGGTACGTGTTCGAACCGTGGGAACGGAATCCCCGGATGCTCGAGGCCTACTATCGCGCGCGCTCCGGTCCCGGCGGCCGGCGACTGGACGCCCAAGGCTTCGACGCCGTGCTGCCCGCCGCGAGCGCGCTGCTGGCCGGCGCCGATCCGGACTACATCGCCGACATCGCGCTCGTGCTGACCAACATGATCTACGCGCTGATCGGCCGATTCGCGAGCGCCGACCTCGACATCGCCGAGATCCTGCCCGCCCTCGAACGGACGGTCCGCAGGCTCACCGCGAACAACGAACCGCTGGCAGCCGCCGCCGAATGCCCGCCGACAGGCACGCCGAGCTTCCCTTGGAGCGCTTCGCTCGTGTCCCCGTTCGCCCCCGGTCCGCCCTCCGAACGGGATCGGTCGCCGAATCCCTCGGCCGCCACTGATAAGCCACCGGCGTGA
- a CDS encoding cupin domain-containing protein → MTLFLRVAVAPVVLAGALVSAAHADATPGSDITAVTLGQARIPAGLVPFVAGTDLVVREITIGPGGSTGWHYHVGPVFGFIRSGTLTHPGPDCDAPVYRTGEFIYEPAGEWNVHVGLNLGAEPLVLDVVYAPPTGEPLFIDAPAPPCA, encoded by the coding sequence ATGACGCTCTTTCTCCGCGTCGCCGTGGCGCCGGTCGTGCTCGCCGGCGCTCTGGTGAGCGCGGCGCACGCCGACGCGACGCCCGGCAGCGACATCACCGCCGTCACCCTCGGGCAGGCCCGGATTCCCGCCGGGCTGGTGCCCTTCGTCGCGGGCACCGATCTGGTGGTCCGCGAGATCACGATCGGTCCCGGCGGCTCCACCGGCTGGCATTACCACGTCGGCCCGGTCTTCGGCTTCATCCGATCGGGCACGCTCACCCACCCCGGCCCCGATTGCGACGCTCCGGTCTACCGCACCGGCGAGTTCATCTACGAGCCCGCAGGCGAATGGAACGTCCACGTCGGCCTGAACCTCGGCGCCGAACCGCTCGTCCTCGACGTCGTCTACGCCCCACCCACCGGCGAGCCCCTGTTCATCGACGCCCCCGCCCCGCCCTGCGCGTAG
- the gcvH gene encoding glycine cleavage system protein GcvH, with protein MSMIPAGLKYTDAHMWARQERDGTLAVGLTDHAQQNLGTILFVTTPQVGMFVGTGEAVGAVEAVSAIAEMYCPARGVVVEVNPAIADDPEQVNNDPYAAWLFKIRRAEGASDDELLDAAAYRRLLEDLGA; from the coding sequence ATGTCGATGATTCCTGCTGGATTGAAGTACACCGATGCGCACATGTGGGCACGGCAGGAGCGTGACGGCACGCTGGCGGTCGGACTCACCGACCACGCGCAACAGAACTTGGGCACGATCCTCTTCGTCACCACGCCCCAGGTGGGCATGTTCGTCGGCACCGGCGAGGCCGTCGGCGCCGTGGAGGCGGTCTCGGCCATCGCCGAGATGTACTGCCCGGCCCGCGGCGTGGTGGTCGAGGTCAACCCGGCCATCGCGGATGACCCCGAGCAGGTGAACAACGACCCGTACGCGGCCTGGCTGTTCAAGATCAGGCGAGCGGAAGGGGCCTCGGATGACGAGTTGCTCGACGCCGCCGCCTACCGTCGGTTGCTCGAGGATCTCGGCGCGTAA
- a CDS encoding TVP38/TMEM64 family protein, with the protein MTGTEHSFPVGRRRHVVRLALLAGGLAVMFYLVAVARVIDVEGARDVVAATGPAAPFAYVVMSAVLGAVFVPGPLLAAASGLLFGPLVGTFVTLGSAVGTAIITSFLGRRAGRESARGLLGPERAERIDAQIERRGLWAVVGQRFVPGISDALASYVFGAFGVPLWQMAVGAFIGSAPRAFVYTALGASIGDLSAPLAYTAIAVWCATAIIGAFAAHRGYRSWRGRGARAERGRVPDRDPELDD; encoded by the coding sequence ATGACCGGCACCGAGCATTCCTTTCCCGTCGGACGTCGCAGGCACGTCGTGCGGCTCGCGCTGCTGGCCGGGGGGCTGGCAGTGATGTTCTATCTCGTCGCCGTCGCCCGAGTGATCGATGTCGAGGGTGCGCGCGATGTGGTCGCGGCGACGGGGCCCGCCGCACCGTTCGCCTACGTGGTGATGTCGGCCGTCCTCGGGGCCGTCTTCGTTCCCGGCCCGTTGCTGGCCGCGGCAAGCGGACTGCTGTTCGGGCCGCTGGTGGGGACGTTCGTGACGCTGGGTTCCGCGGTGGGCACGGCGATCATCACCAGCTTCCTCGGGCGTCGGGCGGGCCGCGAGAGCGCGCGCGGCTTGCTCGGCCCCGAGCGGGCCGAGCGCATCGACGCGCAGATCGAGCGGCGCGGCCTGTGGGCGGTCGTCGGGCAGCGCTTCGTTCCCGGCATCTCCGATGCGCTCGCGTCGTATGTGTTCGGCGCGTTCGGAGTTCCGTTGTGGCAGATGGCCGTCGGCGCGTTCATCGGATCCGCGCCGCGCGCGTTCGTCTACACCGCGCTCGGCGCGTCGATCGGCGACCTGTCGGCCCCTCTCGCCTACACCGCCATAGCGGTGTGGTGTGCCACCGCGATCATCGGAGCGTTCGCCGCACATCGCGGCTACCGGAGTTGGCGCGGCCGGGGTGCCCGTGCCGAGCGCGGCAGAGTGCCGGACCGCGACCCCGAGCTGGACGACTGA
- a CDS encoding DUF6924 domain-containing protein — MARSLPEGESLLVRTDFTDDAAWAQTLAAVIASYDEDTMTELTPVDDVAFDGLTPADLGDLVDGQTYVFLADTTTMTDTEHPLLAVDTSDEDVRGDGDAVFRIAPSAMAEVEANFLLANMDFEDYAGSVDDDGVFRGFVR; from the coding sequence ATGGCACGGTCTCTGCCCGAGGGCGAATCGCTTCTGGTGCGTACTGATTTCACCGACGACGCGGCGTGGGCGCAAACCCTCGCGGCGGTCATCGCGTCCTACGACGAAGACACGATGACAGAGCTGACACCCGTCGACGACGTGGCCTTCGACGGGCTCACCCCCGCCGACCTGGGGGATCTGGTCGATGGCCAGACCTATGTGTTCCTCGCCGACACCACCACGATGACCGACACCGAGCACCCACTGCTGGCGGTCGATACCAGCGACGAGGATGTCCGAGGGGACGGCGACGCGGTGTTCCGGATCGCGCCGAGCGCGATGGCCGAGGTCGAGGCCAACTTCCTCCTCGCCAACATGGACTTCGAGGACTACGCAGGCAGCGTCGACGACGACGGTGTTTTCCGCGGCTTCGTTCGGTGA
- a CDS encoding gas vesicle protein K: MTEFGGIPPRIDTEPESVERGLVSLVLTLVELLRQLMERQAIRRVDAGDLTDDQIERIGTTLMLLEQRMEELRDHFGLTPEDLNIDLGPLGTLLPRDPP; the protein is encoded by the coding sequence ATGACTGAGTTCGGCGGCATCCCACCGCGTATCGACACCGAACCGGAATCCGTCGAGCGCGGACTGGTCAGCCTCGTCCTCACCCTGGTGGAACTGCTCCGCCAACTCATGGAGCGCCAAGCGATCCGCCGCGTCGACGCCGGCGACCTCACCGACGACCAGATCGAACGCATCGGCACCACCCTCATGCTCCTGGAACAACGCATGGAGGAACTCCGCGACCACTTCGGCCTCACCCCCGAAGACCTCAACATCGACCTCGGCCCCCTGGGCACCCTCCTCCCCCGCGACCCACCCTGA
- a CDS encoding gas vesicle protein gives MSRATREVDDERRVALVDLLDRVLAGGVVITGDIKLAIADVDLVQISLRALISSISTLSASLGPAAERALEPPADD, from the coding sequence ATGAGCCGGGCCACCCGGGAGGTCGACGACGAGCGGCGCGTCGCGCTGGTCGACCTGCTGGATCGGGTACTGGCCGGCGGGGTGGTGATCACCGGCGACATCAAACTCGCCATCGCGGACGTCGACCTGGTCCAGATCTCGTTACGGGCCCTCATCTCCTCGATCAGCACCCTGTCCGCGTCGCTCGGGCCCGCCGCGGAGCGCGCCCTGGAACCGCCCGCCGATGACTGA
- a CDS encoding GvpL/GvpF family gas vesicle protein, producing MTEDLGVWLYAVTPSLGDAADLGELTGVAGEPVRAVVSDDLTALVGSVPLEVFGEQPLRRHLEDLDWLEGTARAHDAVVSAAVRRGPVVPLRLATVFLDDDRVRDLLDQRRADFTAALALVSGRTEWGVKAYGDRAALTAAVAEARASENSGKGAGAAYLARRRAQLSAQETVERDAAQRADEIHTRLVRHAAAGRRQALTDPTLSGRRDWLVLNGTYLVDDDRTDDFATTVAALGDEFPGIRLELTGPWPPYSFAGVERESA from the coding sequence GTGACCGAGGATCTCGGCGTCTGGCTGTACGCGGTGACGCCCAGCCTGGGCGACGCGGCGGACCTCGGCGAGCTGACCGGCGTCGCGGGCGAGCCGGTGCGCGCCGTGGTCTCGGACGACCTGACCGCTCTCGTCGGATCGGTGCCGCTGGAGGTGTTCGGGGAGCAACCGCTGCGCAGGCATCTGGAGGATCTCGATTGGCTGGAGGGCACGGCCCGGGCGCATGACGCCGTCGTGTCGGCCGCGGTGCGCCGAGGTCCGGTCGTGCCGCTCCGGCTGGCCACCGTTTTCCTGGATGACGACCGGGTGCGCGACCTGCTCGACCAGCGGCGAGCCGACTTCACCGCAGCGCTCGCGCTGGTGAGCGGCCGCACCGAATGGGGGGTGAAGGCCTACGGTGACCGCGCCGCGCTCACCGCGGCCGTAGCCGAAGCCCGCGCGAGCGAAAACAGCGGGAAGGGCGCGGGCGCGGCGTATCTGGCCCGCCGCCGCGCGCAACTGTCCGCGCAGGAGACCGTGGAACGCGACGCGGCGCAGCGCGCGGACGAGATCCACACGCGCCTGGTTCGTCACGCGGCGGCCGGACGGCGTCAGGCGCTGACCGACCCGACCTTGAGCGGCCGCCGGGATTGGCTGGTGCTCAACGGGACCTACCTTGTGGACGACGACCGCACCGACGACTTCGCCACCACCGTCGCCGCGCTCGGCGACGAATTCCCTGGCATCCGGCTCGAACTCACCGGCCCTTGGCCGCCGTACTCGTTCGCCGGCGTGGAGCGGGAGTCGGCATGA
- a CDS encoding gas vesicle protein: MTVVGGGSSAPQPFGGGHSTNLADILERVLDKGLVIAGDIQVNLLDIELLTIKLRLVIASLETAKSVGIDWWETDPWLNSKARTLERQDRDLELENKKLRDRIAQLEAANEQPRPVERRRAPREERS; this comes from the coding sequence ATGACGGTGGTCGGCGGCGGGTCGTCCGCACCGCAGCCCTTCGGCGGTGGGCATTCGACGAACCTCGCCGACATCCTCGAGCGGGTGCTCGACAAGGGTTTGGTGATCGCGGGCGACATTCAGGTGAACCTGCTCGACATCGAATTGCTCACGATCAAGCTGCGGCTGGTGATCGCGTCGTTGGAGACGGCCAAGTCGGTGGGCATCGATTGGTGGGAGACCGACCCCTGGCTCAACAGCAAAGCCCGCACGCTGGAGCGGCAGGACCGCGATCTCGAACTCGAGAACAAGAAGCTCCGCGACCGGATCGCCCAACTGGAGGCCGCGAACGAACAGCCTCGGCCCGTCGAGCGTCGCCGCGCCCCCAGGGAAGAGCGATCGTGA
- the gvpO gene encoding gas vesicle protein GvpO: MARKTTSEDTEGVRSASDEPPGLTAAQAIAAATANLVELTSKQVEGVTSMEPTEDGWLVEIEVLEDRRIPSSADILALYEVEIDLDGNLLAYHRTRRYGRGSTDIGRARS, from the coding sequence GTGGCACGCAAGACCACTTCGGAAGACACCGAGGGCGTGCGCTCGGCCTCGGACGAACCGCCTGGGCTCACCGCGGCCCAGGCGATCGCGGCGGCCACCGCGAATCTGGTGGAGCTGACCTCGAAGCAAGTGGAGGGGGTCACGTCGATGGAACCGACGGAGGACGGCTGGCTGGTGGAGATCGAGGTGCTCGAGGACCGCCGCATCCCGTCGTCGGCGGACATCCTCGCACTCTACGAGGTGGAGATCGATCTCGACGGAAATCTGCTGGCCTACCACCGGACCAGACGCTACGGCCGCGGCAGCACCGACATCGGAAGGGCTCGGTCATGA
- a CDS encoding gas vesicle protein GvpG translates to MFGLVTSILTLPVAPVRGVIWLGELIQDQVEQKMRDPALMRRQLEEIDAAAAAGRLSEEERKQAQQAILDRMTGRRA, encoded by the coding sequence ATGTTCGGTCTCGTCACGTCGATCCTGACGTTGCCCGTCGCGCCGGTGCGCGGAGTGATCTGGTTGGGGGAATTGATCCAGGACCAGGTGGAGCAGAAGATGCGAGATCCCGCCCTCATGCGGCGGCAACTCGAGGAGATCGATGCGGCCGCGGCAGCCGGTCGCTTGTCGGAGGAGGAGCGGAAACAAGCGCAGCAGGCGATCCTGGATCGCATGACCGGTCGGCGGGCGTGA
- a CDS encoding GvpL/GvpF family gas vesicle protein — MTTGQAAVYVYGIVPADVEPEPHASGVGDPPGEVSVVRHGEIAALVSTLASDRPLGTPDDLTAHAELLDGSAAVAPVLPLRFGAVMTDAEAVENELLGANEDEFRSALEQLEGRAQFVIRGRYVEDAILRELLDENAEAARLRDAIRDKPEDATRNERIALGELINQAIEAKRAEDTRRVVTELEALDPLVNQRDPTDEEDAVHVAVLVELARQNELEDTLRRLGEDWDGRVELNLLGPMAAYDFVTKRAPEE, encoded by the coding sequence ATGACCACCGGTCAAGCCGCCGTATATGTGTACGGCATTGTGCCCGCCGACGTGGAGCCCGAGCCGCACGCCAGCGGTGTCGGCGACCCTCCGGGTGAGGTGTCGGTGGTGCGGCACGGCGAGATCGCCGCGCTGGTCAGCACGCTCGCGTCGGATCGGCCGCTGGGTACGCCCGACGACCTCACCGCCCACGCCGAGTTGCTGGACGGGTCCGCCGCCGTCGCCCCGGTGCTGCCGCTGCGGTTCGGCGCGGTCATGACCGACGCGGAGGCGGTGGAGAACGAATTGCTCGGGGCCAACGAAGACGAGTTCCGCTCCGCGCTGGAGCAACTCGAAGGCCGCGCGCAGTTCGTGATCAGGGGACGCTACGTCGAGGACGCCATCCTGCGCGAACTCCTCGACGAGAACGCCGAGGCCGCCCGGCTGCGCGACGCGATCCGCGACAAACCGGAGGACGCCACCCGCAACGAGCGGATCGCGCTGGGCGAGCTGATCAATCAGGCCATCGAGGCCAAACGAGCCGAGGACACCCGCCGGGTGGTCACCGAACTCGAAGCGTTGGACCCGCTCGTCAACCAGCGCGACCCTACCGACGAGGAGGACGCCGTCCACGTCGCGGTGCTGGTCGAGCTGGCTCGGCAGAACGAGCTGGAGGACACGTTGCGCCGGCTCGGCGAGGACTGGGACGGGCGCGTGGAGCTGAATCTGCTCGGTCCCATGGCGGCCTACGACTTCGTGACGAAGCGCGCACCCGAGGAGTAA
- the gvpJ gene encoding gas vesicle protein GvpJ, with product MTIEPAGGGGGGGAGTMARPNSSSLADVIDTILDKGLVIDAFARVSLVGIELVTIDARVVVASVDTYLRFAEAVNRLEISTQPKGLTDLVGEGTQGLAKHKTQGALEAAGEKVMDFLGDVQDKRQTANRPKRREG from the coding sequence ATGACCATCGAACCCGCAGGAGGCGGCGGCGGTGGCGGAGCGGGCACGATGGCGCGCCCGAATTCCTCCAGCCTGGCCGACGTGATCGACACGATTCTGGACAAAGGCCTGGTCATCGACGCGTTCGCGCGCGTGTCACTGGTCGGCATCGAACTGGTGACCATCGACGCCCGCGTCGTGGTGGCCAGTGTGGACACCTATTTGCGTTTCGCCGAAGCCGTCAACCGGCTGGAGATCTCCACCCAGCCGAAGGGGCTGACCGACCTCGTCGGCGAGGGCACCCAGGGCTTGGCGAAGCACAAGACGCAAGGCGCGCTGGAGGCGGCGGGCGAGAAGGTCATGGACTTTCTCGGCGACGTGCAGGACAAGCGCCAGACGGCGAACAGGCCCAAACGTAGGGAGGGCTGA
- a CDS encoding SRPBCC family protein — protein MAKILRDATAGVGKVAADTAGRATKAATGAGSSARKAGSSATKAGSSAKKKAPPPTPTGILQQSVQTLTGALAERAVAGLTNQVSKTADRLNDYAAGNRGNLLSALTGVEKLAGGASPFSAAMSMGKTKIGATLRDQFETVKESLTGGKGKGGGKKIKLTNIVEHVDVGVPVDLAYDQWTQFADFPKFTKKLEQVEQVADEKLSWTGKVFWSRRTWESTILEQVPFERIVWRSKGHKGYIDGAVTFHELSPGYTRILVVLEYHPKGFFEKTANMWRAAGRRCRLELKHFQRHVMTEAVLHPDDIVGWHGEIHDSKVVKDDETARREEEENSEEDHADAEEREPDDQEPDEEEDETDEQETDERDEDRRPRRRPAARRRRTATRRSPEKRGAHA, from the coding sequence ATGGCGAAGATATTGCGCGACGCGACCGCAGGAGTCGGCAAGGTGGCCGCCGATACAGCGGGCCGGGCCACCAAAGCCGCGACGGGGGCGGGATCCTCCGCCAGAAAGGCCGGATCGTCCGCCACGAAGGCGGGATCGTCCGCCAAGAAGAAGGCGCCACCGCCCACGCCGACCGGCATCTTGCAGCAGTCGGTGCAGACCCTCACGGGAGCGCTCGCCGAACGCGCGGTGGCCGGGTTGACCAACCAGGTGTCGAAGACCGCGGACCGGTTGAACGACTACGCCGCTGGTAATCGCGGGAATCTGCTGTCGGCGCTGACCGGCGTGGAGAAGCTCGCCGGTGGCGCGTCGCCGTTCAGCGCGGCCATGAGCATGGGCAAGACCAAGATCGGCGCCACACTGCGCGACCAGTTCGAGACGGTGAAGGAATCGCTCACCGGCGGCAAGGGCAAGGGCGGCGGCAAGAAGATCAAGCTGACCAATATCGTCGAGCACGTCGACGTGGGCGTTCCGGTCGACCTGGCTTACGACCAGTGGACCCAGTTCGCGGATTTCCCGAAGTTCACCAAGAAGCTCGAGCAGGTCGAACAGGTCGCCGACGAAAAACTCAGCTGGACCGGCAAAGTGTTCTGGTCCCGGCGCACCTGGGAGTCCACGATTCTCGAGCAGGTGCCGTTCGAGCGGATCGTCTGGCGTTCCAAAGGCCACAAGGGCTACATCGACGGCGCGGTGACCTTCCACGAACTCTCACCGGGCTACACCCGCATTCTCGTTGTGCTGGAGTACCACCCCAAGGGCTTCTTCGAGAAGACCGCCAATATGTGGCGCGCGGCCGGTCGGCGCTGCCGCCTGGAACTGAAGCACTTCCAGCGGCACGTCATGACCGAGGCCGTGTTGCATCCCGACGACATCGTCGGCTGGCACGGCGAAATCCACGACAGCAAGGTTGTCAAGGACGACGAGACCGCTCGTCGCGAAGAAGAGGAGAACAGCGAAGAAGACCACGCGGACGCAGAGGAACGAGAGCCGGACGACCAGGAGCCGGACGAGGAAGAAGACGAAACCGACGAGCAAGAGACGGACGAGCGAGACGAGGATCGACGTCCTCGCCGGCGACCGGCCGCCCGCCGCCGTCGCACGGCGACCCGCCGGTCGCCTGAGAAGCGAGGAGCACACGCATGA
- a CDS encoding VOC family protein yields MSVNTFFWFDNAAEEAAAFYASVIPNSRVVEVSRNSDGSAFIVALDLDGHAVTLMNGGPDHPLTDAASLQVIVDGQDEVDRLWEALTANGGEPGPCGWLKDRYGLSWQVVPSALPKLMSGDDPAKTIAVGTALRSMSKLDLAVLQDAYDNA; encoded by the coding sequence ATGTCCGTCAACACCTTCTTCTGGTTCGACAACGCCGCCGAGGAAGCCGCCGCGTTCTACGCCTCGGTGATCCCGAACTCGCGAGTGGTCGAGGTCTCCCGCAACTCCGACGGCTCGGCGTTCATCGTGGCCCTGGACTTGGACGGTCATGCGGTCACGCTGATGAACGGCGGCCCGGACCATCCGCTCACCGATGCCGCGTCGCTGCAGGTGATCGTGGACGGTCAGGACGAGGTCGACCGCCTGTGGGAGGCCCTCACCGCGAACGGCGGCGAGCCCGGGCCGTGCGGCTGGCTGAAAGACCGTTACGGCTTGTCCTGGCAGGTGGTGCCTTCGGCGCTGCCGAAACTGATGAGCGGTGACGATCCCGCCAAGACCATCGCCGTCGGCACCGCTTTGCGGTCGATGTCGAAGCTCGATCTCGCGGTTCTCCAGGACGCCTACGACAACGCCTGA